CTCACAACGGAGACCCACAGGCGTTCACCGCCACCCTACCGGCGGCCAGGCCGACCCCAGACCCCGCCGTTCACGCCCTGATTCCGGGGGACACGACGGCACGCGCGTGTCTGCGGCCTGTGAGCGGCGGCGGCATCTAGAGTGGCAGTCGGCCGTTTCGCGTCGGCCTGACTCCGAGCCGTATTCCGCCCACGCAGGGAGCGGCGCCGAGGACAAGGGGCACTGCCTCACGTGGTGCTATTCGCCTGTCCGTGGCCACGAGCCCGCGGTGGGGATGCGTGGGATCACCCGCCGTCGCCGGCCTCGGAGAGACCGTGACCACTGAGAAGCACACCAAGCGTGCCGCCCATGAACTCGCCGCCCGCCAGGGCATTTCCTACACTGCTGCGCGCCGGCGCTTGAGCGGCGGCGCCGTGGAGGACCCGGGCGCGATGACGGCCGGGCTGGTCGCCCGCAGCCGCGGCAAGTTCACCCCCGAGCAGTTCACCGACCGTCTCGAGCGCGGCGGAGACGAGTACGCCGGCTACCTCAGGGACGGCCAGCAGGCGGCGATCGAGGCCCTTGAGTACGCCCTGAACCATGGTGTCGAGGCCGTCGACCAGGACCTCGCCGCGGTCGCCGCGAGCCGGGGGATGGCGATCGGGCAGGACGAACTGGCCGAGGCCCTGCGGCGGGTGAGAGACCACAGCCTGGTCCTGGACGACTCGGCGGTCTCCGAGGCCGCCTACTGGGTGGCCGACCGGTACTGGATGCACCTGTGGAACGACGCCGCGGACAACGCACCGATCGGGCACTACGAAGAGGAGGTCGGCCCCTACGTGTATCGGCGCATGGCGCTGCACGAGTGGCTGGCGCCCGGAAACTGCCGCACGGGTGTCCCCGGCCTGTGACGTTGACGCCGCCTTCATGGCGTCAAATCTTCGGCGCTATGTGGCGTCTTCGGAGATGTCGCGCAGCCCGTGGCCCCGCGTCTGGCGCGCGGCATGCCAGGCCTGCCGGATGTCCGGGCGCAGCCGGCCACGGTCGGGAACGTCGAGCCCGTGCTCGCGGGCCCAGGCGCGCAGCTCGGCCGTCGTGGGTTCCGTGATCGTGGTCGCGGCGGCGGTCTCGGGGCTGCCCACTCCGATGCGCCGCACCGCGGCTTCTTCGCCGTCGGCCCACACGCGTGCGGCGGCCAGCAAGCGGTAGATGTATTCCTCGGCGAGCTTGCGAGATTCGGCGAAGAAGACCGGCACGTTCGGGTACCGGACCTGCAGCTCGGCCAGGCCGTCCGCGACGACCGCCGGGCGGACCCTGGTGAGTTTGAAGACCGCCGAGTAGCGGTCCTCGACCACCACCGCCGCCCTGGGCAGCGCGGCCAGATCCGCGAGAGCATAGCCAAGGCGTCCGCCGGTCAGGCTGGTGACGAGGTCCGACAGCGACTTGCGCTCCACCGCG
The window above is part of the Streptomyces sp. NBC_01304 genome. Proteins encoded here:
- a CDS encoding ERCC4 domain-containing protein, which gives rise to MELLIVRNPDPESSLPYLLRLPVGGQVLLFKVRETWPRTAPVYCHRVSLDEWPEEPDIVEQSVLRSCERRGRAIDIVLDRARENRSELVFTNNAKQGGREVVFWNTARTRRQARPGVRVPSARAGGVAALEITVDTRERYAYRFADQEVTVVKRALACGDYGITHQGQLVAAVERKSLSDLVTSLTGGRLGYALADLAALPRAAVVVEDRYSAVFKLTRVRPAVVADGLAELQVRYPNVPVFFAESRKLAEEYIYRLLAAARVWADGEEAAVRRIGVGSPETAAATTITEPTTAELRAWAREHGLDVPDRGRLRPDIRQAWHAARQTRGHGLRDISEDAT